AAGGACTGACAATATTACGGGTGGAGTAAAGATAAACTGGCACGATGTGCTTGGAGATGACAAGCTCAGTCTTTCCGGAAGAACCACAAATGAGAAGCGTCAAGGTGGCAATGTAGACACATTTGAAAATTTCTATGCCGAAAAAGCAGAGCATATTAAGACTACACGCTATGAAGCAGAAATTGGTTACAGAAAGAATCTTGCAGAAGACCAAATGGTAAATCTTAACCTCAGTTACTGCACCCATTATCGCAATGCCACTAATGATTCCTTTGTGAGTGACTATAGAAACACTCATGATGGCGCACTTCCACCCCTAGATGAAATGCGACCCTATCTGGCAGATGAAGGACTTTGGGTGATTGATGCAAGCTATGCCTTTGCAGTTGGAGGAAGGCATCGGCCATTGATCGGAGCACAATATTTGCACAATAAGTTAGAGGAATCAGGTAAGTATGTAATTCTTGTAGGTCCAGACCCAGCTACTGGAAGTACCTATCTCTCCACAAGCAAAAAGAGTGCGGATGAGATAGGGATTTATCTCCAGGATGAGGTATCTCTAATAGATACTTTGGAGCTGGTAGTAGGGGCAAGGTATGACATGCATAACTCAGAGGATGATTTTGGTGGCTCTGGTGATGCTGCTCCCAAAGACAGAATTAAGCTTGAGTATGACGAAACTGCCTTTAGTCCAAGAGCGGCGTTAATGTATCGGCCAAATCCTCAGATTACCGTTCGCACAAGTCTTGGCACAGGTTTCCGTGTCCCGTATGGATTCAGTGAGGATTTGCACCTTTGCAGTGGCTCACCAAGGGTTTATAAAGGTGCAGGCTTAAAACCTGAAAAGTCAGTAAGCCTAAATTTTGGCGTAGATTATGGGGTAGAAAGATATAGATTATCTGCCAATATCTTTCGCACAAACCTGAAGGATAAGATTGGCTTTACTGATGCCAGTGAAAAGGCTACAAGCTTAGGATATACCTATGAGTGGGCAAATATAGGGGACGCCTATACCCAGGGTGTAGAATTGGGCTTGGTAACCCGCTTAGCCAAAAACCTCAATCTTGATGGCAATTTGAGCTACACTGATGCCCAATACAAGAAGGAACGAAAGGATTGGGTGAATGCTCATGGAGGTAAATATGCCTCTGTCAGTAAATATATTCCTCGTGTTCCAGAAATCACAGGAGGTGTCAAGTTAGATTACAGCCCGCAAGACTGGAGCTTTGTCTTAGACTGCAACTACACGGGTAGGATGTATATTGATTATTGCCAGGAGGAAGATGTAGAGAAGCCTAATAGCAAAATCAAGCATACAGACCCATTTGTAGTAGTCAATAGCAAGATATCCAGGAGTTTTCCAGGTTATGGACTTACGCTCTTTGCAGGGGTAAAGAATCTTACGGATGTAGTACAAGATGAGAAGCATCCGGATGATGCGGCATTTATGTACGCACCTTACACCGGCAGGATGCTTTACAGTGGAATGGAAGTAGGATTTTAAAAGGAGGTTTTTTATGCTTGAGTTTATTTCAAAAGGTGGGGTACTAATGTACCCCATTTTTCTGTGTTCGATAGTAGCTATTGCTATTATTTTAGAGCGAGCGTACCACTTTTTTCGGATAAGGACAAATGTATCTCAATTCTTGCTTAAAATCGAAGAGGCACTGCAAGCTAATAAAATAGAATCTGCCTTAAGGCAGGCAAAAAACACTCCTGGTCCGGTAGCCTCTGTAGTGGAAGCAGGGATAAGTAATAGGCAAAAAGATGCAGATAAGTGGGAAAAGGCAGTAAGTGGAGTAGGGACGAAGGAATTAGTCAGGTTAGAAAAAAACCTGCGTATATTGGGAATTATTGCCCATGTATCGCCCCTTTTAGGGCTTCTGGGGACAGTAACCGGAATGATTAAGGCGTTTATGAAGATACAAGAGTTAGGTGGTAGGGTTGATGCCTCAGTTTTAGCCGGTGGTATCTGGGAGGCACTTCTGACTACTGCTGCTGGACTATCTGTTGCTATACCTGCTATGTTTGCCTATCATTATTTTGAAGGCAAGGTGGATAATTGTGCTATTGCCATGAAAGAGGCTAGCCTACTTGTTTCTGAATGGTTGGGAGTCGGAAAGCCAAAAGAAGAAGGCAAAAGTTATTCTGAACATTCAGGGGAAGATGTGGACTATGGAATTTGAGCGAAGAAAACGAATAAGCCAACACCTGGATATTGCTCCCTTAATAGATATAGTATTTTTGCTTTTGATATTTTTCATGCTTACTGCTAATTTTATCATGCAGCCTGGAATAAAGATTACCCTTCCGCAAGCGAAAACCAGTCAGCCGCAGGAAGAAAGGATTGTTGTGTTTATAGGTGAGGATAGCCAGATTTATCTTAATGAAAAACAAGTGGATATTTCGCTTTTAGAAGATGCTTTGAGAATAAAATTACAAGAAGTGCAAAAGAAAACCGTAGTTATCAAAGCAGATAAAAAGATAGACCTTGGGTTGGCAGTCAGGGTGATGGATATTGCTAAGGGAGCAGGAGCAGAAGGATTGACAATTTCAACTAAAAAAGGTGATGAGGATGTTAAGTGATCATCCCTTGAAAGTTACCATTTTTGTTTCTATTCTTATCCATATGCTGTTTTTGGGGATACCAAAGGGGATATTAAAATTCCTATCACCTGAGGTTGAAGCATCCAGAGACTTTATAGCCCAAATAGAAATAGAAAAACCACCACCGCCACCACAAAAAATAGAAATACCTAAACCGAAACCGGAACCCAAACCTAAAGAAATAGAACCAGAAGAGGTTGTTGAAGCACCAGAGCCTAAGCCTTTGCCAGAAGAGGTTGTTGAAGCACCACAACCTTTAACCGAAAATGAGTCTGTAATTGACGCAGTAAAAGTAGAAGAACCTCAAGTTACTCCCCAACCAGTTGAGCAAGTAACCATTGCGAAGATTGATCTTGCTAAGATAGCGCTTCAAAACTATCAAAGAAAGGTTAGAAACAAGATCGAGCAGGCAAAAAGATACCCTGCTTTTGCCAGAAGGAACGAGATTGAGGGGGTAGTTAAGGTTAGATTTACGATTCTTTGGGATGGGAGTGTAGACAAAATAGAGATATGTGAGCCTTCAGGCAGCAGTCTTCTTGATGAAGCAGCCTGTAGCACCATCAAGCGCGCTGCTTCTTTTCCACCTATACCAGAAGAGGTAGGCAGGAACGAGCTCCAGATGCAGGTGAATATTGAGTTTAAATTAGACTAATTTTGTAGAATGAAACTCCATAAGATTGAAAAACTCTTTATGAATAACCCGAATTGGCTTGGCGGTCTTGGGCTTGGATTGATCTTGCAGTCAATCCTTGAGAGTAAGTTTTTGTTTTGGATAGGCGTCGTTTTTCTTGCATTTGATGCAGTATCTCATATCATAAACTGGCTTGCTGCAAGAAAATATTGAAGTTAATTCAAGGTTTTTAGGCAAATGACAAAACCAAAAGGAATGGTAAATGAAATATTGAAGAAGGGTGATCTTACAGCCAGAGAAATAAAGGAAGAGCTCTGGAAAAAGGATATTAGCTTCGTAAGATCGTATGACAGACCTGCTTCCATAATATTCTATCCGCTTGTTGTTTTATGGCTTATTCCTGTGATTGCTAAATACTCTGGCTGGAGATTCTTAAGCTCCTTTGCTCAATTACAAAGGATAGACTTCCCGTTAGTCGTAATAATCATAGGAGCGATTTTCTTTATCGCTGCAGTATCTCTGGATGTAAAAATTGCCTTCCTAAGGAAGAAATTAGGAGGATGCAGGGATGTTCATGAATCAGTGGTTATCGTCAGGGAAGGTCCCTATAGAGTTG
The sequence above is a segment of the bacterium genome. Coding sequences within it:
- a CDS encoding biopolymer transporter ExbD, which encodes MEFERRKRISQHLDIAPLIDIVFLLLIFFMLTANFIMQPGIKITLPQAKTSQPQEERIVVFIGEDSQIYLNEKQVDISLLEDALRIKLQEVQKKTVVIKADKKIDLGLAVRVMDIAKGAGAEGLTISTKKGDEDVK
- a CDS encoding isoprenylcysteine carboxylmethyltransferase family protein, giving the protein MTKPKGMVNEILKKGDLTAREIKEELWKKDISFVRSYDRPASIIFYPLVVLWLIPVIAKYSGWRFLSSFAQLQRIDFPLVVIIIGAIFFIAAVSLDVKIAFLRKKLGGCRDVHESVVIVREGPYRVVRHPGYLAELIWLPLIPIILSEWVPFTISAIPGIVYIIGLLVYLIREEDNFNIKKWGDEYQQYIKEVPAINFIKGLWNIREKKKQLIEKGGIQNGG
- a CDS encoding MotA/TolQ/ExbB proton channel family protein, whose protein sequence is MLEFISKGGVLMYPIFLCSIVAIAIILERAYHFFRIRTNVSQFLLKIEEALQANKIESALRQAKNTPGPVASVVEAGISNRQKDADKWEKAVSGVGTKELVRLEKNLRILGIIAHVSPLLGLLGTVTGMIKAFMKIQELGGRVDASVLAGGIWEALLTTAAGLSVAIPAMFAYHYFEGKVDNCAIAMKEASLLVSEWLGVGKPKEEGKSYSEHSGEDVDYGI
- a CDS encoding TonB-dependent receptor; translation: MLTRLTKTMPAILAGVIGFYLSQSVLAEEAIELEKVVVTATKGERVLRDVPVRTEVITSKEIEEKGATNLYEALEGTPGIRVEQQCSYCNFSVCRMQGLEAGHVQILIDGQPVYSGLASVYGLQQVPTANIERIEVVKGAGSALYGASAIAGVINIITKKPTKEPTMNVSMSFGEHKTNNYEIFASTKKANMDITLTAQKTTGDEILEPDPGLSKEDERLTDRVRTDNITGGVKINWHDVLGDDKLSLSGRTTNEKRQGGNVDTFENFYAEKAEHIKTTRYEAEIGYRKNLAEDQMVNLNLSYCTHYRNATNDSFVSDYRNTHDGALPPLDEMRPYLADEGLWVIDASYAFAVGGRHRPLIGAQYLHNKLEESGKYVILVGPDPATGSTYLSTSKKSADEIGIYLQDEVSLIDTLELVVGARYDMHNSEDDFGGSGDAAPKDRIKLEYDETAFSPRAALMYRPNPQITVRTSLGTGFRVPYGFSEDLHLCSGSPRVYKGAGLKPEKSVSLNFGVDYGVERYRLSANIFRTNLKDKIGFTDASEKATSLGYTYEWANIGDAYTQGVELGLVTRLAKNLNLDGNLSYTDAQYKKERKDWVNAHGGKYASVSKYIPRVPEITGGVKLDYSPQDWSFVLDCNYTGRMYIDYCQEEDVEKPNSKIKHTDPFVVVNSKISRSFPGYGLTLFAGVKNLTDVVQDEKHPDDAAFMYAPYTGRMLYSGMEVGF
- a CDS encoding energy transducer TonB; translated protein: MKVTIFVSILIHMLFLGIPKGILKFLSPEVEASRDFIAQIEIEKPPPPPQKIEIPKPKPEPKPKEIEPEEVVEAPEPKPLPEEVVEAPQPLTENESVIDAVKVEEPQVTPQPVEQVTIAKIDLAKIALQNYQRKVRNKIEQAKRYPAFARRNEIEGVVKVRFTILWDGSVDKIEICEPSGSSLLDEAACSTIKRAASFPPIPEEVGRNELQMQVNIEFKLD